Proteins encoded in a region of the Cydia pomonella isolate Wapato2018A chromosome 3, ilCydPomo1, whole genome shotgun sequence genome:
- the LOC133516623 gene encoding uncharacterized protein LOC133516623, producing the protein MVQILTDHGCFGKYLHRRQREESSMCHECGAPVDTARHTLEECPTWELQWATLQAKLGVDLSLPSIVNIMLDSEEAWKAMATFCDEIMSQKEAAERAHENDPDAHPLRRRRAGGRARRYARLLPPP; encoded by the coding sequence ATGGTGCAGATACTTACTGACCATGGATGCTTTGGTAAGTACCTGCACCGCAGACAGAGGGAGGAATCCTCCATGTGCCATGAGTGTGGCGCACCGGTGGACACGGCGCGTCATACACTCGAGGAGTGTCCTACATGGGAGCTCCAATGGGCCACCCTTCAGGCAAAATTAGGAGTAGACCTTTCGTTGCCGAGCATAGTGAATATCATGCTGGACAGCGAGGAGGCATGGAAGGCGATGGCCACCTTTTGTGACGAAATTatgtcgcagaaggaggcaGCGGAGCGTGCGCACGAGAATGACCCTGACGCGCATCCACTCCGCCGACGACGGGCTGGGGGCAGAGCCAGGCGCTATGCGCGCTTGCTGCCTCCGCCGTAG
- the LOC133515950 gene encoding uncharacterized protein LOC133515950, translating to MIKRIVVNIMQHFAPAFLVVCVFLCLSFSCTFPLHRVHPNDLTELLNRSRKCVGAGRAKKMTSDKQLIGSQEFSESDNAEAKRILSGDDLRQYEQLVIMKKYPYLDLKEFEIKFGPSVKNAKYRDAGIAEASECKLTDDGPRVEIFSRGISGFAIPESPNNMAMKGVKSAQEGGRVVNRNVNFRENSRVWKNTKDFARNDLY from the exons atgataaaacgTATAGTAGTTAACATAATGCAACACTTTGCCCCAGCTTTTCTTGttgtttgtgtgtttttgtGCCTTTCTTTTAGTTGCACGTTTCCTCTTCATAGAGTCCACCCTAATGACTTGACCGAACTATTGAATC GTTCTCGAAAATGCGTTGGTGCCGGACGTGCTAAGAAAATGACATCCGACAAACAGCTTATCGGATCACAGGAATTTTCAGAGTCCGATAACGCCGAGGCCAAACGCATACTAAGCGGTGACGACCTCCGCCAATATGAGCAACTGGTCATCATGAAAAAATACCCGTACTTGGACCTAAAAGAGTTCGAAATTAAGTTCGGCCCGTCCGTTAAGAACGCGAAGTACCGAGATGCTGGGATAGCTGAAGCTAGCGAATGCAAGCTGACTGACGATGGGCCCCGCGTCGAGATATTCAGTAGAGGCATATCTGGATTCGCCATACCGGAAAGCCCTAATAATATGGCAATGAAGGGCGTGAAGTCAGCACAAGAAGGGGGGCGCGTTGTAAACAGGAATGTGAATTTCCGGGAAAACTCACGAGTTTGGAAGAATACTAAAGATTTTGCAAGAAATGATTTATATtga
- the LOC133515941 gene encoding mannose-6-phosphate isomerase, with product MELQYKVQNYDWGKLGTDSTVAKFLSSADPNATIDLEKPYAELWMGTHPNGPSLILERNVLLSEYIKDNLDAIGPAVKRKFGVAVPFLFKVLSIRKALSVQAHPNKEQAEELHGSFPDLYKDPNHKPELAIALTPFEALCGFRPLQEIQNHLRKLPELTRILSEESVNTFLAHKESGESGVALKQVFSSLMTCDKAAVTGSLQSLLDRLENEESSQSSLMYPLLRRLHSEFPGDVGCYAPYFMNYLQLRPGQAIFLNANLPHAYISGDCIECMACSDNVIRAGLTPKLIDVPRLLEMLDYSSYTPDHLLFSPQLEDGNSCIWRPPVPDFAVVKIRVESGDSYNTAIRASPSLLIVTSGAGAACDTEPVRARPGVVLFLKASRQLTLTPDAGSHLELYQAICNI from the exons ATGGAATTGCAATATAAAGTACAGAATTATGATTGGGGTAAACTGGGCACAGACAGTACAGTTGCAAAATTTTTGTCCAGTGCTGACCCAAATGCTACCATAGACCTAGAAAAGCCTTATGCTGAATTGTGGATGGGGACACATCCTAATGGCCCTTCTCTAATCTTGGAAAGAAATGTGTTACTGTCGGAGTATATTAAAGATAATCTGGATGCCATTGGGCCAGCAGTGAAGAGGAAGTTTGGAGTGGCCGTGCCCTTTCTGTTTAAAGTCTTGTCCATCCGTAAAGCCTTGTCTGTGCAGGCTCACCCTAACAAg GAACAAGCAGAGGAGCTCCACGGAAGCTTCCCAGATTTGTATAAGGACCCCAACCACAAGCCTGAACTGGCCATAGCATTGACACCATTTGAGGCTCTCTGTGGATTCCGACCGTTACAGGAAATTCAAAATCATCTCAGAA AGCTGCCGGAGCTGACTAGAATATTATCAGAAGAAAGTGTGAACACTTTCCTCGCTCACAAGGAGTCTGGGGAAAGTGGCGTTGCTCTGAAGCAAGTGTTCAGCTCCTTAATGACGTGTGACAAGGCTGCGGTAACTGGCAGTTTGCAGAGTTTGCTGGATAGGTTAGAGAACGAAG AATCATCCCAATCTTCTCTTATGTACCCGCTGCTTCGGCGACTGCACTCCGAGTTCCCGGGCGACGTCGGTTGCTACGCGCCGTATTTCATGAACTACCTGCAATTGCGGCCTGGCCAGGCCATATTCCTGAACGCTAACTTACCACATGCCTACATTAGCGGGG ATTGCATAGAATGCATGGCATGCTCCGACAACGTGATTCGCGCGGGCCTGACGCCCAAGCTGATCGACGTCCCGCGCCTGCTGGAGATGCTGGACTACAGCAGCTACACGCCCGACCACCTGCTCTTCAGTCCGCAGCTGGAGGACGGCAACAGCTGCATATGGCGCCCGCCCGTGCCGGACTTTGCTGTTGTTAAGATTAGA GTGGAGAGCGGCGACAGCTACAACACCGCAATCCGCGCCAGCCCGAGCCTGCTGATAGTAACGTCGGGCGCCGGGGCCGCGTGCGACACGGAGCCGGTGCGAGCGCGGCCCGGCGTCGTACTGTTCCTTAAAGCCAGTCGTCAGCTCACACTCACACCCGACGCTGGGAGCCATCTGGAGTTATACCAGGCGATATGCAACATATAA